One genomic window of Flavobacteriales bacterium includes the following:
- a CDS encoding LysE family transporter, whose translation MAFVEGFLLGLGMIIFIGPVFFTLLKSALNYGFWAGMMVALGIFISDVVCVILCSFGAIPFFQNPENQFWLALGGSLILFMLGLKYILKPNINADADLKLKAGHYTAYFAKGFLVNFVNPFVFLVWIGVIGLAQGKYGAGQELWLFLGAALLGILLTDSGKVIFAHRIKKFVQPNFLVRAYQVIGVVMLGFGFRFLWFALG comes from the coding sequence ATGGCATTTGTGGAGGGTTTTCTTCTCGGATTGGGCATGATCATCTTCATTGGCCCTGTTTTTTTCACCTTACTTAAAAGTGCCCTCAACTATGGCTTTTGGGCTGGAATGATGGTGGCACTTGGCATTTTCATCAGTGATGTGGTCTGCGTAATTCTGTGCTCATTTGGTGCCATTCCATTCTTCCAAAATCCAGAAAATCAATTTTGGTTGGCTTTGGGCGGTAGCCTAATTCTATTCATGCTCGGACTCAAATACATACTCAAACCCAACATCAATGCAGATGCTGATCTGAAGCTGAAAGCAGGGCATTACACTGCTTATTTTGCCAAAGGGTTCTTGGTCAACTTCGTCAATCCCTTTGTGTTTTTGGTCTGGATTGGGGTTATTGGCCTAGCGCAGGGGAAATATGGAGCAGGGCAGGAGCTGTGGCTGTTTCTTGGGGCAGCATTGCTCGGAATTCTCTTAACTGATAGCGGCAAGGTGATATTTGCTCACCGCATCAAAAAGTTCGTGCAACCCAATTTCCTCGTTCGTGCCTATCAGGTAATTGGTGTGGTGATGCTTGGCTTTGGTTTCCGCTTTTTGTGGTTTGCTTTGGGGTGA
- a CDS encoding winged helix-turn-helix domain-containing protein, translating to MIGHQVLLSLGDSTSRVLPIEKEEAGYRIRFDKEFGFHPDSLVATIERVVTETKMAERYLVEVHQCDSHELVYSYLVAPLPNTSMLPCGQRLQPVGCYSLLVTIMEAAPVVIDAETTSSASLNIFSGEYGEVYRLLAILLSILFVLIGVVSFMVNRKSAVANLNMVSIGNYQFDQLNAELWLGDERTELTSKESDLLLLLLSSVNETVERELILKNVWGDEGDYVGRTLDVFISKLRKKLESDPNIKIVNIRGIGYKLVLND from the coding sequence ATGATTGGTCACCAAGTATTGCTCAGTCTCGGTGATAGCACATCACGCGTGCTGCCGATAGAAAAGGAAGAGGCTGGTTATCGGATTCGATTCGACAAGGAATTTGGCTTTCATCCTGATTCGTTGGTAGCCACCATTGAACGAGTGGTCACAGAAACAAAAATGGCAGAACGTTATCTGGTCGAGGTGCATCAATGCGATTCTCACGAGTTGGTTTATAGCTATTTGGTTGCTCCGTTGCCCAATACAAGCATGCTTCCTTGCGGACAAAGATTACAGCCCGTTGGGTGCTACAGTTTATTGGTGACAATTATGGAAGCTGCGCCTGTTGTAATTGATGCGGAAACCACTTCGAGCGCTTCTCTCAACATTTTTTCAGGAGAATACGGAGAAGTATATCGCTTGCTTGCCATCCTGCTTTCAATTCTGTTCGTTTTGATCGGTGTTGTTTCATTTATGGTAAACCGAAAATCTGCGGTTGCCAACCTCAATATGGTGAGCATTGGCAATTACCAATTTGACCAATTGAATGCCGAACTTTGGCTAGGAGACGAACGGACGGAACTTACAAGTAAGGAATCAGATTTGCTTTTGCTTTTGCTTTCATCCGTAAATGAAACCGTTGAGCGCGAGCTTATTCTCAAGAATGTTTGGGGAGATGAAGGTGATTACGTGGGTAGAACCTTAGATGTTTTTATCTCAAAATTGAGGAAGAAGCTAGAATCCGACCCCAATATCAAGATTGTCAATATCCGTGGTATCGGCTACAAACTAGTGCTGAACGATTAA
- a CDS encoding TIGR02757 family protein, giving the protein MTTEEIKQLLDDKYEQYCHSDFIETDPISIPHLFEEKQDIEISGLIAATIAWGQRPTIIKNAHSAMKRMGNEPYRFVMEHSEKDLNGFNGFVHRTFNANDLKHFVRSLKNVYSKHDSLEEIFLTGIAKNDRNMKNAIHHFKNEFFSIPHEKRTQKHVADPMKGSSAKRINMYLRWMVRSADKGVDFGIWNQIPTSILSCPLDVHSGRNARQLGLLSRTQDDWKAVEELDLSLRSLDPIDPVKYDYALFGLGVFE; this is encoded by the coding sequence ATGACGACTGAAGAGATCAAGCAATTGTTGGATGACAAGTATGAGCAATACTGCCATTCTGATTTTATTGAAACTGACCCCATTTCCATTCCGCATCTTTTCGAAGAAAAACAGGACATTGAAATAAGCGGTCTCATTGCGGCCACCATCGCTTGGGGACAACGGCCAACCATCATCAAAAATGCCCATAGCGCTATGAAACGGATGGGAAACGAGCCGTATCGGTTTGTAATGGAACATTCAGAAAAGGATCTGAATGGATTTAACGGATTCGTCCATCGTACATTCAATGCAAATGACCTGAAGCATTTTGTGCGTTCGCTCAAAAACGTGTATTCCAAACATGATTCGTTGGAAGAAATTTTTCTCACAGGAATCGCAAAGAATGATAGAAACATGAAGAACGCGATTCATCATTTCAAGAACGAATTCTTCTCCATTCCTCACGAAAAACGAACGCAGAAACATGTTGCCGACCCAATGAAAGGTTCATCGGCCAAACGCATTAACATGTATTTGCGATGGATGGTCCGTTCGGCAGACAAAGGCGTTGATTTCGGCATCTGGAATCAAATCCCAACTTCCATCCTTTCGTGCCCACTGGATGTGCATTCGGGTAGAAACGCCAGGCAATTAGGCTTACTATCGCGAACGCAAGATGATTGGAAAGCCGTTGAGGAACTGGATCTTTCGCTACGTTCCTTAGACCCGATAGATCCAGTCAAATACGATTATGCGCTTTTCGGATTGGGTGTTTTTGAGTGA
- a CDS encoding MBOAT family protein, which translates to MLFSSLLFLFAFLPTVLLLNLVFKKNARNFLLLFFSLLFYAWGGVTDTLILIGSIIINHVLASRIVATDGMSRKRWLQIGIITNALIIISFKYLGFMAENLNLVFSSIGFAMEIPRIKIRLPLGISFFTFQQMSMLWDIYRQHDKRKLKLAETALYVSFFPQLIAGPIVRYHDIIDQIRNRVLSIDLFHSGVQRFIIGLFRKVILANTCAIIADEIMDLPVTELSTSVAWLGIVAYAFQIYFDFSGYSDMAIGIGRMLGFRILENFNFPYVSRSIQEFWRRWHMSLSTWFRDYVYIPLGGNRMGVARTYINLLTVFFLTGLWHGATWSFIFWGLFHGFFLVLERLGMNNLLDRLPRPISWSYTMLVVLVGWVFFRIEDFSSASNYVGLLFGLGESNPISVLQFVDREKLLVLAAAGLFSTTLPQLVLNWITTQLSKLGNWHQWPLELFKAAVLLLIVLSCAMYENADSYNPFIYFRF; encoded by the coding sequence ATGCTTTTCAGCAGTCTGCTGTTTCTCTTCGCTTTTTTGCCCACGGTTCTACTTCTGAACCTGGTCTTTAAAAAGAATGCACGGAATTTTCTGCTGCTCTTTTTCAGCCTGCTGTTCTACGCTTGGGGTGGCGTTACAGACACACTGATCCTGATCGGTTCCATCATCATCAATCATGTGCTTGCCTCTCGAATTGTGGCCACGGACGGAATGAGTAGAAAGCGCTGGTTACAGATCGGAATTATAACAAACGCGCTCATCATTATCAGCTTCAAGTATCTGGGCTTCATGGCAGAGAACTTGAACTTGGTATTCAGCTCCATAGGATTTGCCATGGAGATTCCTCGCATCAAGATCCGTTTACCGCTCGGCATCTCATTCTTCACATTTCAACAGATGTCCATGCTGTGGGATATTTATCGCCAGCACGACAAACGCAAACTGAAATTGGCCGAAACAGCCTTGTATGTGAGTTTCTTTCCACAATTGATCGCTGGTCCGATTGTTCGCTACCACGACATCATTGATCAGATCAGAAACAGGGTTCTTTCCATCGACCTATTCCATTCTGGCGTTCAACGTTTCATCATTGGTCTGTTCCGAAAGGTGATCTTGGCCAACACCTGCGCCATCATTGCCGATGAAATAATGGACTTGCCTGTGACAGAACTATCCACATCCGTGGCATGGCTCGGAATCGTTGCCTACGCGTTCCAGATCTATTTCGACTTTTCAGGTTACTCTGATATGGCAATCGGTATTGGAAGAATGCTCGGATTCAGAATTCTGGAGAATTTCAACTTCCCATATGTCTCTAGAAGTATTCAGGAGTTTTGGAGGCGTTGGCACATGTCGCTTTCTACGTGGTTCAGAGATTACGTCTACATCCCGCTTGGTGGAAACAGAATGGGTGTTGCGCGTACTTACATCAACCTGCTTACCGTCTTTTTTCTTACTGGACTTTGGCATGGAGCCACCTGGAGTTTCATCTTCTGGGGCTTGTTCCACGGGTTTTTCCTCGTACTGGAACGACTTGGGATGAACAATTTATTGGACCGACTTCCTCGCCCGATCTCGTGGTCATATACCATGCTGGTGGTTCTCGTTGGTTGGGTGTTCTTCCGAATAGAGGATTTCAGCAGCGCCTCCAATTATGTCGGTTTGCTGTTCGGATTAGGAGAATCGAATCCTATTTCAGTTCTACAATTTGTTGACCGCGAGAAACTGCTCGTTCTTGCAGCTGCTGGCTTGTTCTCTACCACGCTTCCTCAACTTGTACTTAATTGGATTACTACTCAGCTTTCTAAATTGGGCAATTGGCATCAGTGGCCTTTAGAATTGTTCAAGGCTGCTGTGCTACTACTCATCGTTCTGAGCTGCGCGATGTATGAAAATGCCGATTCATATAACCCATTCATCTATTTCAGATTCTAA
- a CDS encoding DUF885 domain-containing protein, producing the protein MRFLVYFFAIALLISCSETKHPQTMDFKAFEDRFITEFWKQNPGWASYVGFHDYDSLLIIPNEESRNAEMAFCKSYLDSLKQFNQSKMSPSELTDLLMIRNQLESTIWYTEVFKGHEWNPSSYNVGGAFGIMINGRYAPLDERLRAMSTKMEQLDAYYEAAKANIKNPTVQHTDLAIMQNEGALAVFGSSLIDSVDASGLSHVEKENLLANIEFAKMAIQDYIDFLSMEVKPTLKDNARDFRIGRELFTQKFQYDIVSTYSAEEVYEKAVETKVELHGKMLALTKDLWSTYFGTKAMPSDTLLAIRSMIDKLSLQHCHRDSFQATIEAQIPELTKFVNDQDLLFLDPEKPLVIRREPAYMAGVAGASISAPGPYDKFGDTYYNVGTLENYTADEAESYLREYNSYILQILNIHEAIPGHYAQLVYANQAPSLVKSIFGNGAMIEGWAVYTERMMLEEGYGNNSPEMWLMYYKWNLRTVCNTILDYSIHVNGMTEEQAMDLLVDQAFQQEAEAKGKWKRATLSQVQLCSYFTGFYEIMQLRNELKEKQGDAFKLKAFHEEFLSFGSAPVKYVRDMMLENSDQQTASDN; encoded by the coding sequence ATGAGATTCCTCGTTTATTTTTTCGCCATCGCCTTGTTGATTTCCTGCTCGGAAACGAAACATCCTCAAACCATGGATTTTAAAGCCTTCGAAGACCGTTTCATTACTGAATTCTGGAAACAGAATCCCGGTTGGGCATCCTACGTTGGGTTTCACGATTACGATTCGTTGCTCATTATTCCGAATGAGGAGAGCCGAAATGCTGAAATGGCTTTTTGCAAGTCCTATCTCGATTCGCTCAAGCAATTCAATCAAAGCAAGATGAGCCCTTCTGAATTGACCGATCTGCTCATGATCCGCAATCAGTTGGAAAGTACCATCTGGTACACCGAGGTTTTTAAGGGGCACGAATGGAACCCTTCCAGTTATAACGTTGGAGGTGCGTTTGGCATTATGATCAATGGAAGATATGCGCCATTGGATGAACGTTTACGTGCCATGTCGACAAAAATGGAGCAGTTGGACGCGTATTACGAAGCAGCCAAGGCAAACATCAAGAATCCAACGGTTCAACATACCGATCTGGCCATTATGCAGAACGAAGGAGCGCTGGCCGTGTTCGGTTCATCGTTAATTGATAGTGTAGATGCTTCGGGGTTGAGTCATGTCGAAAAAGAGAATCTGCTTGCCAATATCGAATTCGCCAAAATGGCCATTCAAGATTACATCGATTTCCTTTCGATGGAGGTGAAACCAACGTTGAAAGATAATGCCCGCGATTTTCGGATAGGGAGGGAGCTCTTTACGCAGAAGTTCCAATACGATATTGTCAGTACCTATTCCGCTGAAGAGGTTTACGAAAAAGCAGTTGAAACCAAGGTTGAATTGCACGGAAAGATGTTGGCGCTTACCAAAGATCTTTGGTCAACTTATTTCGGAACGAAAGCCATGCCATCGGATACACTTTTGGCTATCAGAAGCATGATTGACAAACTATCGCTGCAGCATTGCCATCGCGATAGCTTTCAGGCCACAATTGAAGCGCAGATTCCAGAACTGACCAAGTTTGTCAATGATCAAGACCTTCTTTTTCTCGACCCGGAAAAACCGTTGGTGATTAGGCGAGAACCCGCTTACATGGCAGGGGTTGCTGGAGCTTCTATTTCTGCACCTGGACCATACGATAAGTTCGGGGATACCTATTACAATGTAGGAACCTTGGAGAATTACACGGCAGATGAAGCCGAAAGCTACCTGCGCGAATACAACAGTTACATTCTTCAAATACTGAATATCCACGAAGCGATTCCTGGTCACTATGCCCAATTGGTGTACGCCAATCAAGCACCAAGTTTGGTGAAAAGTATATTTGGCAATGGCGCCATGATTGAAGGTTGGGCGGTGTATACCGAGCGGATGATGCTGGAAGAAGGCTACGGAAACAATTCGCCAGAAATGTGGTTGATGTACTACAAATGGAATTTGCGAACAGTTTGTAATACTATTTTGGACTATTCTATTCACGTAAACGGCATGACCGAGGAACAAGCAATGGATCTGTTGGTCGATCAGGCGTTTCAGCAAGAGGCCGAAGCCAAGGGCAAGTGGAAAAGAGCAACACTATCGCAAGTGCAATTGTGCAGTTATTTTACCGGATTTTACGAGATCATGCAATTGCGCAATGAGTTGAAAGAAAAGCAAGGCGATGCCTTTAAATTGAAAGCATTTCATGAAGAATTCCTTTCTTTCGGATCTGCTCCTGTCAAGTACGTTAGGGATATGATGCTTGAAAACAGCGATCAGCAAACCGCGTCTGACAATTGA
- a CDS encoding DUF4476 domain-containing protein: MRNLHSSNSIYNHQHLAMRFLILLLTTSLSLSAVAQQVSHATFYSKEGYLFTIFLNGQKMNDTPQTEVRLINLTQPYYSCEAVFEDPSLEPAVRKLLQLTDSHGSRVDATFVVEHSKKGPMKIGWKSHSLYPRYIEEDNTPTVVVVGGGAPGTMQQTTTTRTVGTTVQDGVSMSFGGLGGSVNINTGTSQPIVEETTTVTTMQGTGTASGGDLPCGGTILGNQDFEMALKSITVRSSEEGRLLSGKQIVSTNCLTTDQIKRIASLYQTEESRLDLAIYAYPYILDKGSYFKMNSLFEKEASIDALNKAILGE, translated from the coding sequence ATGCGAAATTTACACTCCTCTAACTCAATCTACAACCATCAACATTTGGCAATGCGATTTCTTATTCTTCTCTTGACGACATCTTTAAGCTTAAGTGCCGTAGCGCAGCAAGTTTCGCATGCCACGTTTTACAGCAAAGAAGGTTACCTGTTCACCATCTTCCTAAACGGACAAAAGATGAACGATACGCCTCAGACCGAGGTTCGACTCATCAACCTTACTCAGCCATATTATTCGTGCGAAGCAGTATTTGAAGATCCTTCGTTAGAGCCAGCAGTGCGCAAGCTGCTGCAACTTACCGATTCGCACGGTAGCCGTGTGGATGCCACCTTTGTTGTGGAACATAGTAAGAAAGGTCCAATGAAGATCGGCTGGAAATCGCATAGTCTTTATCCACGATACATTGAAGAAGACAATACTCCAACGGTTGTTGTAGTTGGCGGAGGCGCTCCTGGAACCATGCAGCAAACCACTACTACCCGTACGGTTGGGACCACTGTGCAAGATGGTGTTAGCATGAGCTTTGGTGGACTTGGTGGTAGTGTAAATATCAACACGGGAACCAGTCAACCTATTGTCGAAGAAACCACTACCGTTACTACGATGCAAGGAACTGGAACAGCTAGCGGTGGCGACCTTCCTTGTGGCGGCACAATCCTAGGTAATCAAGATTTTGAAATGGCGCTTAAGAGCATTACAGTTAGAAGTAGCGAAGAAGGCCGATTGCTTTCCGGAAAACAGATCGTAAGCACCAATTGCCTTACAACAGATCAGATCAAGCGCATTGCCTCGCTTTATCAAACCGAAGAGTCTCGTTTGGATTTAGCCATCTATGCTTACCCATACATACTCGACAAAGGCAGCTACTTTAAAATGAACAGTTTATTTGAAAAAGAAGCCAGTATTGACGCGCTGAACAAGGCAATTTTAGGTGAATGA